The following proteins come from a genomic window of Pyxidicoccus sp. MSG2:
- a CDS encoding carboxypeptidase-like regulatory domain-containing protein, translated as MRTTFHIAMAALLALMTGACGNIQNDPFRVGTVRGQLTEFDAAVALVSLVGQPGVRSNVDAEGRFVLEGVPAGPAELFIVATAEKALRVGITVQGGQSIEVKGVAPNAAGFFDMRVKASQGERLTGAQVSVVGTPFQRLLLDDSGRLRVGPLPDGCYGVTVSATGFPLTQAEACVGAGEKKELKVTLEADPEYVNRGCAVTGCADGLTCAPTNNKCVECYEDAQCAGGLSCKGFRCEGAGPQCSPCDGDWKCKEGTSCQDLPEGGAACVAECGDEVAPEKGCEPGFTCQSGRCLPDAARFAGCHALLGLDMPCDGDARCRDQGLSDGLCVEGACTVACSSDRECPGSLRCLDSAVGRVCRAKR; from the coding sequence ATGCGCACGACTTTCCACATCGCGATGGCCGCGCTGCTCGCCCTGATGACGGGCGCGTGCGGCAACATCCAGAACGACCCGTTCCGTGTGGGCACCGTGCGCGGGCAGCTCACCGAGTTCGACGCCGCCGTGGCGCTGGTGTCGCTGGTGGGCCAGCCCGGCGTGCGCAGCAACGTGGACGCCGAAGGGCGCTTCGTGCTCGAGGGTGTGCCCGCGGGCCCCGCGGAGCTGTTCATCGTGGCCACCGCGGAGAAGGCGCTGCGCGTCGGCATCACGGTGCAGGGCGGCCAGTCCATTGAAGTGAAGGGTGTTGCGCCCAACGCCGCGGGCTTCTTCGACATGCGGGTGAAGGCCTCGCAGGGCGAGCGCTTGACGGGCGCGCAGGTGTCCGTCGTGGGCACGCCCTTCCAGCGGCTGCTGCTGGACGACTCGGGGCGCCTGCGCGTGGGGCCGCTGCCGGACGGGTGCTACGGCGTGACGGTGTCCGCCACCGGCTTCCCTCTGACGCAGGCCGAGGCGTGCGTGGGCGCCGGGGAGAAGAAGGAGCTCAAGGTCACCCTGGAGGCCGACCCGGAGTACGTCAACCGCGGCTGCGCGGTGACGGGCTGCGCGGACGGCCTGACGTGTGCGCCCACCAACAACAAGTGCGTGGAGTGCTACGAGGACGCGCAGTGCGCCGGGGGCCTGTCCTGCAAGGGCTTCCGCTGCGAGGGCGCCGGTCCCCAGTGCTCCCCGTGCGACGGGGACTGGAAGTGCAAGGAGGGCACGAGCTGCCAGGACCTGCCCGAGGGCGGCGCGGCGTGCGTGGCGGAGTGCGGCGATGAGGTAGCCCCGGAGAAGGGTTGTGAGCCGGGCTTCACCTGTCAGTCCGGCCGGTGCCTGCCGGACGCGGCGCGCTTCGCGGGGTGCCACGCCCTGCTGGGGCTCGACATGCCCTGCGACGGCGATGCCCGATGCAGGGACCAGGGGCTGTCCGACGGGCTCTGCGTGGAGGGTGCGTGCACCGTCGCGTGCAGCTCGGACCGTGAGTGCCCGGGCTCACTGCGCTGTCTGGACTCCGCCGTCGGCCGCGTCTGCCGGGCGAAGCGCTGA
- a CDS encoding caspase family protein — MKHLLPILLAGLVACASSTSVEKGGVVPLRLDEEALSSAYTPRRMALLVGISEVDDPHWRGLRYTTKDASDLADALRDPARGRFDQVRVLSRPEETTRASILAALRQLRKEAHRPDDVVVVYFSAHGTLARDNQGELRRYLVTRDASYRAIPQTALSMDALKAEFDGLTSRRRLLVLATCHSGSGKSLLPKELEAELAGIKSGFYARPLEESSRASLVFAACDWGETAREDEGLRNDIYTHFLIDGLGGSADRNVDGAVTATEAHDYARRRTFAFTEGRQRPSAEILEVGADPVVLSGSISRMGRPELFSYNPRLDGFTLKVDGEPRTDLPGGAAVVPGKRTVELTKGDSVLVRREVEITAGERLPLERLLSEAFPRRSLSLLGGMFTFADANSRRELLPRAPEVALSLRLEDQPLQDWALLFDVAFSTGKQKLRVAPGSEVPFGYTTLTTGAALPYLWRWERVTLFAGPRVAALYLGRSFDVEAFAGSQSFFTVSPGVVGGVVWRVGERLELMSQAQLMLTYVVVDGRGQAVGFTGGWAGAGYRF; from the coding sequence GTGAAGCACCTCCTCCCCATTCTGCTGGCGGGCCTCGTCGCGTGCGCGAGCTCCACGTCCGTGGAGAAGGGCGGCGTCGTGCCGCTGCGGCTCGATGAGGAGGCGCTGTCCAGTGCCTACACCCCGCGGCGCATGGCGCTGCTGGTGGGCATCTCCGAGGTCGACGACCCGCACTGGCGGGGCCTGCGCTACACGACGAAGGACGCCTCGGACCTGGCGGACGCGCTGAGAGACCCCGCGCGGGGCCGGTTCGACCAGGTGCGCGTGCTCTCGCGCCCGGAGGAGACGACGCGCGCCTCCATCCTCGCGGCGCTGCGGCAGCTGCGGAAGGAGGCGCACCGGCCCGACGACGTGGTGGTGGTCTACTTCTCCGCGCACGGCACGCTGGCGCGCGACAACCAGGGCGAGCTGCGGCGCTACCTGGTGACGCGCGACGCGTCCTACCGCGCCATCCCCCAGACGGCGCTGTCCATGGACGCGCTGAAGGCGGAGTTCGACGGGCTGACCAGCCGGCGGCGGCTGCTGGTGCTGGCCACCTGTCACAGCGGCAGCGGCAAGTCGCTCTTGCCCAAGGAGCTGGAGGCGGAGCTGGCCGGCATCAAGTCCGGCTTCTACGCGCGGCCGCTGGAGGAGTCGTCGCGCGCGTCGCTGGTGTTCGCCGCCTGCGACTGGGGCGAGACGGCGCGCGAGGACGAGGGCCTGCGCAACGACATCTACACCCACTTCCTCATCGACGGCCTGGGCGGCTCCGCGGACCGCAACGTGGACGGGGCCGTCACCGCCACGGAGGCGCATGACTACGCGCGCCGCCGCACCTTCGCCTTCACGGAGGGACGCCAGCGGCCCTCGGCGGAAATCCTGGAGGTGGGCGCGGACCCCGTGGTGCTGTCGGGCAGCATCTCCCGCATGGGACGGCCGGAGCTGTTCTCCTACAACCCCCGGCTGGACGGCTTCACCCTCAAGGTGGACGGAGAGCCCCGCACGGACCTGCCGGGCGGCGCGGCGGTGGTGCCGGGCAAGCGGACGGTGGAGCTGACCAAGGGCGACTCGGTGCTGGTGCGGCGCGAGGTGGAAATCACCGCCGGCGAGCGCCTCCCGCTGGAGCGTCTGCTGTCGGAGGCCTTCCCCCGCCGCTCGCTGTCGCTGTTGGGCGGCATGTTCACCTTCGCGGATGCGAACAGCCGCAGGGAGCTGCTGCCGCGGGCGCCGGAGGTGGCGCTGTCGCTGCGGCTGGAGGACCAGCCGCTCCAGGACTGGGCGCTGCTCTTCGACGTGGCCTTCAGCACCGGGAAGCAGAAGCTGCGGGTGGCGCCGGGCAGCGAGGTGCCTTTTGGCTACACGACACTGACCACCGGCGCCGCCCTGCCCTACCTCTGGCGCTGGGAGCGGGTGACGCTGTTCGCCGGCCCGCGTGTGGCCGCTCTGTACCTGGGGCGGTCTTTCGACGTGGAGGCCTTCGCGGGAAGCCAGAGTTTCTTCACGGTGAGCCCCGGCGTGGTGGGTGGCGTGGTGTGGCGTGTCGGTGAGCGGCTGGAGCTGATGTCGCAGGCCCAGCTCATGCTGACGTACGTGGTGGTGGACGGGCGGGGACAGGCCGTGGGCTTCACCGGCGGATGGGCCGGCGCGGGGTATCGGTTCTGA